In Mastigocladopsis repens PCC 10914, a single window of DNA contains:
- the mtnC gene encoding acireductone synthase → MTARYSDTADVILLDIEGTTTPVNYVFGVLFPFARDHVADFLTAHQQDAEVQSDIQRLRQEYEIDLVQGLSVPDWRGTEATAAVPYIHHLIAIDRKSTGLKSLQGKIWNQGYRDGRLRSQMFADVKPAFERWTTALKQLFIFSSGSAQAQKLLFRYSEEGDLTNFISGYFDTQTGSKREAQSYQKIADAIGVAPEKILFISDVTAELKAAQAAGMQTLFSIRPGNHSSESEGFAAIQNFDSL, encoded by the coding sequence ATGACTGCACGCTATTCCGATACAGCAGACGTTATCCTCTTGGATATTGAAGGCACGACTACCCCAGTTAACTATGTTTTTGGGGTGTTATTTCCCTTTGCTCGTGACCATGTTGCTGATTTTCTCACAGCACATCAGCAAGATGCAGAGGTTCAAAGTGATATCCAACGGTTAAGACAAGAGTACGAAATAGATTTGGTGCAGGGCTTATCTGTTCCTGATTGGCGAGGAACAGAGGCGACGGCGGCTGTTCCTTACATCCACCATTTGATTGCTATCGACCGCAAATCCACAGGGTTAAAATCGTTGCAGGGTAAGATTTGGAATCAAGGGTATCGAGATGGGAGGTTGCGATCGCAGATGTTTGCAGACGTAAAACCCGCGTTTGAACGTTGGACAACTGCGCTCAAGCAGCTATTTATTTTCTCTTCTGGTAGTGCCCAAGCACAAAAGCTCCTCTTTCGTTACAGTGAAGAGGGAGACTTGACTAATTTTATCAGCGGTTACTTTGACACCCAAACGGGTTCTAAACGGGAAGCGCAGAGTTATCAAAAAATAGCCGATGCTATTGGAGTCGCACCAGAAAAAATTCTTTTTATTTCAGATGTCACCGCTGAACTGAAAGCTGCACAGGCTGCTGGAATGCAAACGCTCTTTTCCATACGCCCAGGGAATCACTCGTCGGAGTCGGAAGGATTTGCAGCGATTCAAAATTTCGATAGCTTATGA
- a CDS encoding type II toxin-antitoxin system RelE/ParE family toxin produces the protein MQVRWLKKALRNLEQMHQYISEDSPEAAVQIIQKIQVGVDQLASFPNMGRVGRVEGTRELVIPNTPYFLVYRVKGTTVEILRILHGSRKYPE, from the coding sequence ATGCAAGTTAGATGGCTCAAGAAAGCACTGCGAAACTTAGAGCAGATGCATCAATACATTTCTGAAGACAGTCCTGAAGCAGCAGTACAAATCATCCAGAAAATTCAGGTAGGAGTAGATCAACTAGCATCTTTTCCGAACATGGGAAGGGTTGGTCGAGTGGAAGGAACAAGAGAACTAGTCATCCCCAACACTCCTTATTTTCTTGTGTATCGAGTCAAGGGGACAACGGTAGAAATCTTACGGATTTTGCATGGCTCAAGAAAGTATCCTGAATAG
- a CDS encoding CopG family ribbon-helix-helix protein, with protein MSKENITFRLDNEKKAALDAIASGMDRDRSYVLNEAISLYLDMYQWQIQEIQKGIAEAEAGDFASEEEVQAVFAKLNNAS; from the coding sequence ATGAGCAAAGAGAATATTACATTTCGCCTTGATAACGAAAAAAAAGCGGCACTCGATGCGATCGCCTCAGGAATGGATCGAGACCGAAGTTATGTGCTTAATGAAGCAATCAGCCTGTATTTGGATATGTACCAGTGGCAAATACAAGAAATTCAAAAAGGTATTGCAGAAGCAGAAGCGGGAGATTTTGCTAGCGAGGAAGAAGTACAAGCAGTATTTGCAAAGTTAAATAATGCAAGTTAG
- a CDS encoding LL-diaminopimelate aminotransferase has product MATINDNYLKLKAGYLFPEIARRVNVFAEANSNAKIIKLGIGDVTEPLPEACRTAMIKAVEEMGDRATFQGYGPEQGYAWLREKIAAQDFQARGCEVDASEIFISDGSKCDNGNILDIFGNDNIIAVTDPVYPVYVDTNVMVGNTGAANDSGEFEGLVYLPITAENHFTPTIPSQKVDLIYLCFPNNPTGAIATKEHLKAWVDYARANGSIIFFDAAYEAYITDSEIPHSIYEIEGARECAIEFRSFSKNAGFTGTRCAFTVMPKTLTAKAADGSDVELWKLWNRRQSTKFNGVSYIVQRGAEAVYSEEGQAQIKQLVNFYLENARIICKKLTDAGLGVFGGENAPYVWVKTPHGLSSWDFFDKLLHTCNVVGTPGSGFGAAGEGYFRISAFNSRENVEEAMQRITEKFKV; this is encoded by the coding sequence ATGGCAACGATTAACGACAACTACCTCAAGCTGAAAGCTGGTTATCTGTTTCCCGAAATTGCGCGACGGGTCAATGTCTTCGCCGAAGCCAACAGTAATGCTAAAATAATCAAATTGGGCATTGGTGACGTCACAGAACCACTGCCAGAAGCTTGCCGCACAGCAATGATTAAGGCGGTTGAAGAAATGGGCGATCGCGCTACCTTTCAAGGCTATGGTCCAGAACAAGGTTATGCTTGGTTGCGGGAGAAAATAGCCGCACAAGATTTCCAAGCGCGGGGATGCGAAGTTGATGCATCCGAAATCTTCATCTCCGACGGCTCTAAGTGCGATAATGGCAACATTCTCGACATCTTCGGCAATGACAACATCATCGCCGTGACTGACCCCGTTTATCCGGTGTATGTAGACACCAACGTGATGGTGGGAAATACTGGAGCCGCCAACGATAGCGGCGAGTTCGAGGGCTTAGTTTATCTGCCAATTACGGCTGAGAACCACTTCACACCAACGATTCCTTCTCAAAAAGTCGATTTAATTTACCTCTGCTTTCCGAATAACCCCACAGGAGCGATCGCCACTAAAGAACACCTGAAGGCATGGGTGGACTATGCTAGAGCAAATGGCTCAATCATTTTCTTCGATGCAGCTTACGAGGCTTACATTACCGATTCAGAAATTCCCCACTCCATCTACGAGATAGAAGGAGCAAGGGAGTGTGCGATCGAGTTTCGCTCCTTCTCCAAAAATGCAGGCTTTACCGGAACCCGGTGTGCTTTCACAGTTATGCCGAAAACTTTAACAGCAAAAGCAGCCGATGGTTCCGATGTCGAACTGTGGAAGCTGTGGAACCGTCGCCAGTCCACCAAGTTTAATGGTGTATCCTACATTGTGCAACGCGGAGCCGAAGCAGTTTACTCGGAAGAAGGACAAGCACAAATTAAGCAATTAGTCAATTTTTATCTCGAAAATGCGAGAATTATTTGCAAGAAACTCACAGATGCGGGATTAGGAGTTTTTGGCGGTGAGAATGCGCCATACGTCTGGGTGAAAACACCCCATGGTTTGTCCAGTTGGGATTTCTTCGATAAGTTGCTGCATACCTGCAATGTTGTAGGCACACCCGGTTCTGGGTTTGGTGCTGCGGGTGAAGGCTACTTCCGCATTTCGGCGTTCAACAGTCGGGAGAATGTGGAGGAGGCGATGCAGCGGATTACGGAGAAGTTTAAGGTGTAG
- a CDS encoding orange carotenoid protein N-terminal domain-containing protein: protein MSFSIESAQKIFSGTQVPSPIPATIALFDQLSVDDKLALLWFAYTELGRSITPAAPGAARLQLAEGLLNQIKQMSNDEQTQLMRDLAAYVDTPISRSYANFSVNTKLAFWFELGELMKKGIVAPIPPGYQITQGVKVVLEAIQKLDPGQQITVLRNTVINMGFEPEVNSSGYAKAAKEPMFPRTQPAPQLTVEGITEPAVLSYFEALNADNFDAAIALFTPDGAVQPPFQKPIVGRESIAAYMRAEAQGLNIMPEQGISESLPDGSKQLKITGKVQTPWFGVQVGMNIAWRFLLNPEGKIFFVAIDMLASPQELMNLRPTK from the coding sequence ATGTCCTTTTCTATCGAGTCGGCGCAAAAGATTTTCTCTGGCACTCAAGTTCCTAGCCCAATTCCAGCCACCATAGCACTGTTCGATCAACTTAGCGTTGACGATAAACTGGCATTACTCTGGTTTGCCTACACTGAACTAGGTCGTTCAATCACTCCCGCAGCACCTGGAGCTGCACGTCTGCAATTAGCAGAAGGACTGCTAAACCAAATTAAGCAGATGTCTAATGACGAGCAAACCCAACTCATGCGGGATCTTGCTGCTTATGTAGACACTCCCATCAGCCGGTCCTATGCCAACTTTAGTGTCAACACCAAGCTAGCTTTTTGGTTTGAGTTAGGAGAGTTGATGAAAAAGGGCATTGTTGCTCCCATCCCTCCTGGCTATCAAATCACTCAGGGTGTCAAAGTCGTGCTAGAAGCCATCCAGAAACTCGATCCAGGTCAGCAAATTACAGTACTTCGTAATACTGTAATAAACATGGGATTCGAGCCTGAGGTGAATTCCAGTGGGTACGCAAAAGCTGCTAAAGAACCCATGTTTCCGCGTACTCAGCCAGCTCCTCAGCTCACAGTTGAAGGCATCACAGAACCTGCTGTATTGAGCTATTTTGAGGCTCTCAACGCAGACAACTTCGACGCTGCTATTGCTTTATTTACTCCCGACGGTGCTGTGCAACCGCCATTCCAGAAGCCGATTGTTGGTCGTGAGTCGATCGCGGCTTATATGCGTGCAGAAGCACAGGGACTCAATATTATGCCGGAGCAGGGTATAAGCGAGTCTCTACCAGATGGCTCTAAGCAGCTCAAAATCACAGGCAAAGTCCAAACTCCTTGGTTCGGTGTCCAAGTTGGAATGAACATTGCATGGCGGTTCTTACTCAATCCCGAAGGCAAAATTTTCTTCGTGGCAATTGATATGCTGGCATCTCCTCAAGAATTGATGAATTTGCGTCCTACTAAGTAG
- a CDS encoding bifunctional orotidine-5'-phosphate decarboxylase/orotate phosphoribosyltransferase, giving the protein MNFFDKLNQSISQNQSLLFVGLDPNPEMMPTRYKSQDIISGLWDWLQFIISETVDKVCVYKPTLGFYEALGAPGLELLHRTLAAIPTQIPIILDAKHGDLNTSTIFARTVFAQWGVDAITLSPYIGQDHVAPFLVFPDKAVFILCCTSNPTAAPLQQYPSTESPLYLQVVKESKSWGTPEQLGLEVGTTNPDILARIRAVAPERIIMTRSIWAEGNNLSKILAAGLDANGDGLLIPVPQDMLTEENLSEQVQSLQLEINQAKTEITNDASSCSVWFPDVCLLEQHPQQDLILQLYDIGCIIFGDYVQASGATFSYYVDLRKIISNPQVFNQVLNAYEEILKSLKFDRVAGIPYGSLPTATGLALRLNCPMIFPRKEVKAHGTRRLIEGEFYPGETVVVVDDILISGKSVMEGAEKVKSVGLNVNDIVVFIDHGQGVKDRLQENGYRGHAVLTMSEITETLYQAQRINEEQYLSLSEKPSL; this is encoded by the coding sequence ATGAACTTTTTTGATAAATTAAATCAGTCAATTTCACAAAATCAGAGTTTACTATTTGTAGGGCTAGACCCCAACCCAGAAATGATGCCCACCCGCTACAAATCTCAAGATATCATTTCTGGGTTGTGGGATTGGTTACAATTCATTATTTCTGAAACAGTCGATAAAGTCTGTGTCTATAAGCCTACACTAGGATTTTATGAAGCTTTGGGTGCTCCAGGTTTAGAATTGCTGCATCGAACTCTAGCAGCTATCCCCACCCAGATTCCGATTATTTTAGACGCCAAACACGGTGATTTAAACACAAGTACTATCTTTGCCCGAACTGTGTTTGCCCAATGGGGTGTAGATGCAATAACATTGAGTCCTTATATAGGACAAGATCATGTAGCCCCTTTTTTGGTTTTCCCAGATAAGGCTGTTTTTATTTTGTGCTGTACTTCTAATCCTACTGCTGCTCCTTTACAGCAATATCCTTCAACTGAGTCACCTCTTTATTTGCAAGTGGTTAAGGAATCAAAAAGTTGGGGAACTCCAGAACAACTGGGTTTAGAAGTGGGAACTACGAATCCTGATATTTTGGCACGTATTCGCGCAGTTGCCCCCGAACGAATTATCATGACTCGTAGTATCTGGGCAGAAGGTAACAACCTTTCTAAAATTTTAGCAGCTGGTCTTGATGCTAACGGTGATGGTCTACTCATTCCTGTTCCTCAAGATATGTTGACAGAGGAAAATTTATCTGAACAAGTCCAGTCTTTGCAATTAGAAATTAATCAAGCAAAAACTGAAATTACCAATGATGCTTCTAGTTGTTCTGTATGGTTCCCTGATGTTTGTTTATTGGAACAACACCCCCAACAAGACTTGATTTTGCAACTTTATGATATCGGTTGCATTATATTTGGTGATTATGTGCAAGCATCTGGTGCCACATTTTCTTATTATGTTGATTTACGAAAAATCATTTCCAATCCGCAAGTTTTTAATCAAGTTCTCAATGCCTATGAGGAGATATTGAAAAGCTTGAAATTTGATAGAGTCGCAGGTATTCCCTACGGTTCTTTACCAACAGCAACTGGTTTAGCCTTACGTCTCAATTGTCCAATGATTTTCCCTCGCAAAGAAGTCAAAGCACATGGAACTCGAAGGTTAATTGAAGGGGAGTTTTATCCAGGCGAGACGGTTGTTGTTGTTGATGATATTCTCATCAGCGGAAAAAGTGTAATGGAAGGAGCAGAAAAGGTAAAATCTGTGGGATTAAATGTCAATGACATCGTGGTGTTTATCGACCATGGACAAGGGGTGAAAGACCGATTACAAGAAAATGGTTATCGAGGTCATGCCGTTTTAACAATGTCGGAAATTACAGAAACACTCTATCAAGCTCAACGAATTAATGAGGAGCAATATTTATCTTTGAGCGAAAAGCCATCGCTTTAG
- a CDS encoding molybdopterin-dependent oxidoreductase encodes MKLISVNRPELSRREFLKISGLSSMGFLLGGCGTPLFEDVVGKVSEPLNQKVEAFLFNSQKPVPEFSPREIQAESLLINSFRSTPTIDQAKYRLIVDGEVNNPLSLNLAEIQFLPLTSMIIRHVCVEGWAAIVQWGGIRLREIVALAQPKANVQYVYFKSADGYYSSWDIASALHPQTLLAYQKNGEFLPVENGAPLRLASPIKLGYKQSKWVIQITLVSQLSRFKGYWEDQGYEWFAGL; translated from the coding sequence ATGAAATTAATTTCTGTAAATCGTCCTGAATTATCACGCCGTGAATTTCTAAAAATTTCTGGACTCTCTAGCATGGGTTTTCTTCTGGGTGGATGTGGCACACCACTATTTGAAGATGTTGTGGGCAAAGTTTCTGAACCACTTAATCAGAAGGTTGAAGCTTTCCTCTTTAACTCACAAAAGCCAGTCCCAGAATTTTCTCCTCGTGAGATTCAAGCAGAATCTTTGTTAATTAATAGCTTCAGGTCTACTCCAACTATTGACCAGGCAAAATATCGTTTAATTGTTGATGGTGAAGTAAATAATCCTCTTAGCTTGAATTTAGCAGAAATTCAATTTTTGCCCCTAACTTCCATGATTATTCGCCATGTTTGTGTAGAGGGTTGGGCGGCAATTGTACAATGGGGAGGTATTCGTCTGCGAGAAATTGTTGCTCTTGCCCAGCCTAAGGCAAATGTTCAGTATGTTTACTTCAAATCAGCCGATGGCTACTATTCAAGCTGGGATATTGCTTCAGCTTTGCATCCCCAAACTTTGTTAGCTTATCAAAAAAACGGTGAATTTTTGCCAGTTGAAAATGGTGCGCCTTTGCGTTTAGCTTCTCCTATTAAACTTGGATATAAGCAAAGTAAGTGGGTCATTCAAATTACACTTGTGAGTCAGTTGTCTCGTTTTAAGGGCTATTGGGAAGACCAAGGTTACGAATGGTTTGCAGGGCTTTGA
- a CDS encoding cytochrome b/b6 domain-containing protein, with protein MHTTRKLPTQAIGAKIFHWINIISLFIMLTSGLQIYNANPVFGGRAGWHIPPIFTLGGWLAGGRHWHFAAMWLFSLNLMWYGIYIFISRRWRHRFVGVNDLKALQKSKNSKRLIYAWHRILYTAIIPILLLALLTGIGMYKPAQFPWIVDMFGSWQALRIVHFSSVPILILFVMAHFLLGRKAGGEELTESMFW; from the coding sequence ATGCATACAACTCGTAAGTTGCCAACTCAAGCAATAGGAGCAAAAATTTTCCACTGGATTAACATTATTAGTTTGTTTATTATGCTGACCAGTGGACTGCAAATTTACAACGCCAATCCCGTTTTTGGTGGACGAGCAGGTTGGCACATTCCCCCTATATTTACTTTAGGTGGTTGGCTCGCCGGAGGTAGACACTGGCACTTTGCGGCTATGTGGCTATTTTCGCTTAATCTTATGTGGTATGGAATTTATATTTTCATCAGTCGGCGCTGGCGACATCGGTTTGTGGGTGTTAATGACCTCAAAGCATTGCAAAAAAGTAAAAATTCCAAACGCCTAATTTATGCTTGGCATCGCATTTTATATACAGCCATTATTCCTATTTTGCTGCTAGCTTTATTAACAGGTATAGGTATGTACAAACCCGCTCAATTTCCTTGGATTGTAGATATGTTTGGCAGTTGGCAAGCACTGCGAATTGTTCACTTTTCTTCAGTACCAATACTTATTTTATTTGTCATGGCTCACTTTTTGTTAGGGCGTAAGGCTGGAGGTGAGGAGTTAACTGAATCAATGTTTTGGTAA
- a CDS encoding AAA-like domain-containing protein: MTIDEVVLLLKAILPNALTPLQEIVLRSSWDGKTYISIAYEAHYGEERVRKVASHLWQLLSEVWQEPINKSNFRQTLESRCLNRAQQQLIQEFNRTAIAISLEFPSGPVSLNSRFYIPRPPIEELAYAEIAEPGSVICIKAPKKMGKSSLILRILVHAANLEYSTVSLDFQEADKAVFANIDKFLRWFCANVTRKLRLEVKLSDYWDEEIGSKVSCSLYFQEYILSTLENPLVLVLNGVDWVFEYPEIANEFLPLLRFWYEQAKGVEIWQKLRFVLAYSAEIFVLPRLTQSPLNIGLPLKLPPFTKEQVQDLAQRHGLDWTNGSEVEKLMAMVGGHPYLVRLALYHLMGQGGLQRDLEQLLQQAPTKAGIYNEYLRQYMLALREQPELEAAFGEVISATNPLKLEPVVAYKLQSMGLVNLQGDYCYPTYELYRLYFREQLKVTEDWNNSVVNQLEKENQQLQVLSAVDELTQLISRRTFHTYLQIKWKKAARECTPLSLILCEIDFFKIYKKNYGNTAGDDCLRQIANVVYNCVKRLSSFSQPSTVKSTSYASYERSSVLVARYDGEEFAILAQTDAMTAISIAEKIREQVKALKIAYEYPGVGGLPANVLTVSLGVASMIPESETDPGALINAAEKALTQAKQKERDGAERPPLEG, encoded by the coding sequence ATGACTATAGATGAAGTTGTACTGCTACTAAAAGCAATCCTTCCAAACGCTTTAACCCCACTCCAAGAAATAGTGCTGCGCTCTTCATGGGATGGCAAGACTTATATCAGTATAGCGTATGAAGCCCACTACGGAGAAGAGAGAGTCAGAAAAGTAGCATCTCATTTATGGCAATTGCTGAGTGAAGTTTGGCAAGAACCTATTAATAAATCTAACTTTCGTCAAACTTTAGAATCTCGCTGCCTAAATAGAGCGCAACAGCAGTTAATTCAGGAATTCAACCGTACAGCCATCGCCATATCCCTAGAATTTCCTAGTGGTCCGGTATCCCTTAATTCTAGATTTTATATCCCTCGTCCACCAATTGAGGAACTTGCTTACGCAGAAATAGCAGAACCTGGGAGTGTCATCTGCATTAAAGCTCCCAAAAAGATGGGTAAGAGTTCCCTCATTTTACGAATTCTTGTTCACGCAGCAAATCTTGAATACAGCACTGTCAGTTTGGACTTTCAGGAAGCAGATAAAGCAGTCTTTGCCAATATCGATAAATTTTTGCGCTGGTTCTGCGCCAATGTCACTCGGAAGTTAAGGCTAGAAGTAAAACTTAGTGATTATTGGGATGAGGAAATTGGCAGTAAAGTCAGCTGCTCTTTGTATTTCCAAGAGTATATACTATCTACTCTCGAAAATCCCCTTGTCCTGGTCTTAAACGGGGTAGATTGGGTCTTTGAGTATCCAGAAATTGCCAACGAGTTTCTACCACTGCTACGCTTTTGGTACGAGCAAGCCAAAGGGGTAGAGATTTGGCAAAAACTTCGTTTTGTCCTCGCTTATTCAGCGGAAATTTTTGTTCTCCCGAGATTGACTCAATCACCTTTGAATATCGGGTTACCACTAAAGTTACCGCCGTTTACAAAAGAGCAGGTGCAAGATTTAGCACAACGTCATGGACTAGATTGGACAAATGGTTCCGAAGTTGAAAAATTGATGGCAATGGTAGGGGGACATCCTTACTTAGTTCGACTGGCTTTGTATCACCTCATGGGTCAGGGGGGGTTACAACGGGATCTGGAGCAGTTGTTGCAACAAGCACCAACAAAAGCAGGGATTTACAATGAGTATTTAAGGCAGTATATGCTAGCACTGCGAGAGCAGCCAGAATTGGAAGCTGCTTTTGGTGAGGTGATTTCTGCTACAAATCCTCTGAAATTAGAGCCAGTGGTTGCATATAAATTACAGAGTATGGGATTAGTTAACTTGCAAGGTGATTACTGTTATCCCACATATGAATTATATCGTCTCTACTTTAGAGAGCAGCTTAAAGTAACAGAGGATTGGAACAATTCTGTTGTGAATCAGTTGGAAAAAGAGAACCAGCAATTACAAGTTCTCTCTGCTGTGGATGAACTGACTCAACTCATCAGTCGCCGCACCTTTCACACCTACTTGCAAATAAAGTGGAAAAAAGCCGCTCGCGAATGCACTCCCCTGTCACTGATTTTGTGCGAAATTGACTTTTTTAAAATTTATAAAAAGAACTACGGAAATACAGCAGGAGATGATTGTTTACGACAAATTGCTAATGTTGTTTATAATTGCGTGAAGCGTCTGAGCAGCTTCTCACAACCTAGCACTGTTAAGAGTACTTCATATGCCAGTTATGAACGTAGTTCTGTATTAGTAGCTCGTTATGATGGTGAAGAATTTGCCATTCTCGCTCAAACAGATGCTATGACTGCTATATCTATCGCTGAAAAAATCCGCGAGCAAGTCAAAGCTTTGAAGATTGCTTACGAATATCCTGGCGTCGGTGGTCTTCCAGCTAATGTTTTAACTGTGAGTTTGGGTGTTGCTAGCATGATTCCAGAGTCGGAAACTGACCCTGGCGCTCTTATAAATGCTGCTGAAAAAGCTCTTACTCAAGCAAAACAAAAAGAACGCGATGGCGCAGAGCGCCCACCCCTTGAGGGGTGA